A window of Elusimicrobiota bacterium contains these coding sequences:
- a CDS encoding GGDEF domain-containing protein yields MTPASLPESQPLMLASLMGRGRWAPTVVLFLGPVGLPLFGGAIVWAMVRGPWPAADVFPLFVGLELLLYLGAGLGWSFGAALSATGLGLLGFFFSTVPQARLLFAAHIALLWTVFAVLSLFDRRRQTAWNRFHEEWDGLEMDLTHTQTDVDSTRALIEDSRARIVAFDRLQLFTDDLIGPYHREELLGKAQTGLGAMFPRARVSLHMFPKPDAPSPEDELGMKMLQWGQPRLLASRAGSVPTWDQGLVIVLPVKGRENFLGWILLESKNPDAPFEIHDLRLASIASDLIALALGNTERFSQTEALAISDELTGVYTRGYFNERLQEEFAKARHKGRPFTLVLLDIDHFKKVNDLHGHHIGDEVLRWLARLVTGQARETDFVARYGGEEFVVLMPNTRGADAFRFTQRLCKTIATTPFRWGTKKIKITLSAGVACLKDEVTAEEDLIRRSDEALYAAKNSGRNRVCNYDA; encoded by the coding sequence ATGACCCCGGCGTCTCTTCCGGAATCGCAGCCTCTGATGTTGGCGTCCTTGATGGGGCGGGGCCGTTGGGCCCCGACCGTCGTCCTTTTTTTGGGCCCGGTGGGGTTGCCCTTGTTCGGCGGGGCCATCGTCTGGGCCATGGTACGCGGCCCCTGGCCCGCCGCCGACGTCTTTCCCCTGTTTGTCGGTCTCGAACTCCTCTTGTATTTGGGGGCCGGACTCGGCTGGAGCTTCGGCGCCGCGCTCTCCGCCACGGGTCTCGGCCTTCTCGGCTTTTTCTTTTCGACGGTGCCCCAGGCCCGCCTGCTCTTCGCCGCCCACATCGCCCTTCTTTGGACCGTTTTTGCCGTGTTAAGCCTGTTCGACCGCCGGCGTCAAACCGCGTGGAATCGATTTCACGAGGAGTGGGACGGGCTCGAGATGGATTTGACCCACACCCAGACGGACGTGGACAGCACCCGCGCCTTGATCGAAGACAGCCGCGCCCGCATCGTGGCCTTCGACCGGCTCCAGCTTTTCACCGACGATCTCATCGGTCCCTACCACCGGGAAGAACTTCTCGGCAAGGCCCAGACCGGCTTGGGCGCCATGTTCCCCCGGGCCCGGGTGTCCCTCCACATGTTTCCCAAGCCCGACGCTCCCAGTCCCGAGGACGAATTGGGCATGAAAATGCTCCAGTGGGGCCAACCGCGCCTTCTGGCCTCCCGCGCCGGCTCCGTGCCCACCTGGGACCAGGGCCTGGTCATCGTGCTGCCGGTCAAGGGAAGGGAAAATTTCCTGGGGTGGATCCTTTTGGAATCCAAAAACCCCGACGCGCCCTTTGAAATTCACGACTTGCGTTTGGCGTCCATCGCCTCGGACTTGATCGCCCTGGCCCTCGGCAACACGGAACGGTTCTCCCAGACCGAAGCCCTGGCGATTTCCGACGAGCTCACGGGCGTCTACACCCGGGGCTATTTCAACGAACGGCTTCAAGAGGAATTCGCCAAAGCCCGGCACAAAGGCCGGCCCTTCACCCTGGTTCTCCTGGACATCGACCATTTCAAAAAAGTCAACGACCTCCACGGCCACCACATCGGCGACGAAGTGCTTCGGTGGTTGGCGCGCCTCGTGACGGGCCAGGCCCGGGAAACGGACTTCGTCGCGCGCTACGGCGGCGAGGAATTTGTCGTCCTCATGCCCAACACCCGGGGCGCCGACGCCTTTCGGTTCACCCAGCGGTTGTGCAAGACCATCGCCACGACGCCTTTCCGGTGGGGCACCAAGAAAATCAAAATCACCTTGTCCGCCGGGGTCGCCTGCCTGAAAGACGAGGTGACGGCGGAGGAAGATTTGATCCGGCGGTCGGACGAAGCCCTCTACGCCGCGAAAAACAGCGGCCGCAACCGGGTGTGCAATTATGACGCCTGA
- a CDS encoding GGDEF domain-containing protein, with protein sequence MTPELAHALLFWGAAPVLWASIHWRDARGFLIAAVFGVFALFHAWGDAGALWDLLFHWGTYGLAALVPYYFRRYQNGLEREFARRKSHLSEQRSKSAHRHDAIVREKNELQDNLERLQNRFALVQVMATKLEAGEILQTLGHMWKKRTGVKGCLILRRQLNGNWTTAFTDGIFNAQDWIRFMTAHPSIARSRRIRRYAANGRQLSFPGQPFGSTCLLIPFTWDKDILAMGVVEVEPQRMEDSLEGFNIERKLVSIGLRRADLYDLMTERSRYDALTGAFLRRSLTERLEDAVRKSHRYNTPLFFALMDIDHFKTLNDRWGHVIGDRVLVHLAQMVRRLAHPGVTLGRFGGDEFALIMEMDSQPEVFAWFERLRQLTAESPLRDREALIRFTISAGVSAYLPGRPALSDLMAQSDHALYQAKRAGRDRVVAWRAPGSASSSTAAPVKS encoded by the coding sequence ATGACGCCTGAACTCGCCCACGCGCTTTTGTTCTGGGGGGCCGCGCCCGTGCTGTGGGCGTCCATCCATTGGCGGGACGCCCGGGGCTTCCTGATCGCCGCGGTTTTCGGCGTTTTCGCCCTCTTTCACGCCTGGGGCGACGCGGGGGCCCTCTGGGATTTGCTATTCCATTGGGGCACGTACGGCTTGGCGGCCCTCGTGCCCTATTATTTTCGGCGGTACCAGAACGGACTGGAGCGGGAATTCGCCCGCCGGAAGTCCCATTTGTCCGAACAACGCTCCAAAAGCGCCCACCGCCACGACGCCATCGTCCGGGAGAAAAACGAACTGCAGGACAATCTGGAACGCCTGCAAAACCGTTTCGCCCTGGTGCAGGTCATGGCGACGAAGCTCGAAGCGGGCGAAATTCTTCAGACCTTGGGCCACATGTGGAAAAAGCGCACCGGCGTCAAAGGGTGCCTGATTCTGCGCCGCCAGTTGAACGGCAATTGGACCACGGCCTTCACCGACGGCATTTTTAACGCCCAGGATTGGATTCGTTTTATGACCGCGCACCCCTCCATCGCCCGTTCGCGGCGCATTCGGCGTTACGCCGCCAACGGCCGCCAGCTGTCGTTTCCCGGCCAACCCTTCGGGTCCACGTGCCTGCTCATCCCTTTCACCTGGGACAAGGACATCCTGGCCATGGGCGTGGTCGAAGTGGAGCCCCAGCGGATGGAGGACAGCTTGGAAGGATTCAACATCGAACGCAAACTCGTTTCCATCGGCCTGCGGCGGGCCGATCTCTACGATTTGATGACGGAGCGCAGCCGCTACGACGCGTTGACGGGGGCGTTCCTCCGGCGAAGTCTGACCGAACGGTTGGAAGACGCCGTCCGAAAGTCCCATCGCTACAACACCCCGCTGTTTTTCGCCTTGATGGACATCGATCACTTCAAGACGCTGAACGACCGTTGGGGCCACGTGATCGGCGATCGCGTTCTGGTCCACTTGGCCCAGATGGTCCGCCGATTGGCCCATCCCGGCGTGACCCTGGGCCGCTTCGGCGGCGACGAGTTCGCCCTCATCATGGAAATGGATTCCCAGCCGGAGGTGTTCGCCTGGTTTGAACGCCTGCGCCAGCTGACGGCGGAATCGCCGCTCCGGGACCGGGAAGCCTTGATCCGCTTCACGATCTCCGCCGGAGTGAGCGCCTACCTTCCCGGCCGGCCGGCGCTGTCCGATTTGATGGCCCAGTCCGACCACGCCTTGTATCAGGCCAAGCGGGCCGGGCGGGACCGGGTGGTGGCCTGGCGGGCGCCCGGATCGGCCTCCTCGTCGACGGCGGCCCCGGTGAAGAGCTGA
- the prmC gene encoding peptide chain release factor N(5)-glutamine methyltransferase yields MTPTIGDGIKRATQRLSDRGVSNAEREALELVARAAAFSKDTLPARLRDPLSPEASIFLDQWTVRRVAGTPLAHLIGEWDFLDFTVTVTPDVLIPRPETEGLFDWAVRASGSPRSSDGAVRASGSPRSSDGAVRARDAVSGAKGPAHWVDCGTGSGVLALAAARQWTDARVTAIDLSAAALAVARWNARRLGVENRIQFRQGDLLDGIDDQSVDGLLANLPYVEDGEWSGLATEVRQEPRRALLGGSDGLDVIRRFVPQAARVLRSGGAVYLEVGRGQAEAVAALLRGSFSDVRLEKDFAGIDRYVGGVR; encoded by the coding sequence ATGACGCCCACCATCGGCGACGGAATTAAGCGCGCGACCCAGCGATTGTCGGACCGGGGCGTTTCCAACGCCGAACGGGAGGCTTTGGAGCTTGTGGCCCGCGCCGCCGCCTTTTCCAAAGACACCCTGCCCGCCCGTCTTCGGGACCCCTTGAGCCCGGAGGCTTCCATTTTTCTTGATCAGTGGACGGTCCGCCGGGTCGCGGGCACCCCGCTGGCCCATTTGATCGGGGAATGGGATTTCCTGGATTTCACCGTCACCGTCACCCCGGACGTTCTCATCCCCCGGCCCGAGACCGAAGGTCTTTTTGACTGGGCCGTCCGCGCTAGCGGCAGTCCCAGATCGTCGGATGGGGCCGTCCGCGCTAGCGGCAGTCCCAGATCGTCGGATGGGGCCGTCCGCGCCCGGGACGCCGTTTCGGGGGCCAAAGGCCCGGCGCATTGGGTCGATTGCGGCACCGGCTCCGGGGTGTTGGCTCTGGCCGCGGCCCGGCAGTGGACCGATGCGCGGGTAACGGCCATCGATCTTTCGGCCGCGGCCCTGGCCGTGGCCCGGTGGAACGCCCGCCGATTGGGCGTGGAGAACCGAATTCAATTTCGACAGGGCGATCTCTTGGACGGGATCGACGACCAATCCGTGGACGGTCTCCTGGCGAATCTGCCCTACGTGGAAGACGGGGAATGGTCCGGCCTGGCCACCGAAGTCCGCCAGGAACCCCGGCGCGCCCTGTTGGGCGGCTCCGATGGGCTGGACGTGATTCGACGCTTTGTTCCCCAGGCCGCCCGCGTTCTTCGTTCCGGCGGGGCGGTGTACCTGGAAGTGGGGCGAGGCCAAGCCGAGGCCGTGGCCGCGCTGTTGCGCGGCTCCTTCAGCGACGTGCGATTGGAGAAGGATTTCGCCGGCATCGACCGGTACGTGGGGGGCGTGCGATGA
- a CDS encoding transglycosylase SLT domain-containing protein: MRRGLVLVFVALGAGASAVRAEDAAPDAGAIAPGVQTTEVITLSTETETLTEKPSWLERAENLFQEGLAAEASGDIRTARRRYSRTLKTLADQADDAAVLDMRSEIATFLNMADVGPLPRPGDCPPATEVQPVTQEELNAAPVVEPVVSSTKSYAIHLDPEDPLVKKFIGLYTGPLRGRFQDALRRMARHRGMILSEIEKAGLPRELLYLPIVESEFQTFAVSRAGAVGMWQFMTSTAKYAGLKINYWVDERRDPAKATHAALQTLKSLHDWFDDWHLALAAYNRGMYGIQRDLEFTRSTDFALLSKRQGLPMETEQYVPKLMAAVLVGENAKAYGFDVGAAAAAPPPDAVILEKPLDLKIAAACAKTTEETLRELNPSVRLWCTPRNESRFAFNVPAGTRARFLEELNKVKDWTPSPGYLKYTVRKGDVLGRIARRYRTTAAAIQRENKIQNAHRLRPGQVILIRPGRGFKDD, encoded by the coding sequence GTGAGACGGGGCCTCGTTCTCGTTTTTGTGGCGTTGGGCGCGGGCGCCTCGGCCGTGCGGGCCGAGGACGCCGCCCCGGACGCCGGCGCCATCGCCCCCGGCGTTCAAACGACGGAGGTCATCACGTTGTCGACGGAGACCGAAACGTTGACCGAAAAGCCTTCCTGGTTGGAACGCGCCGAAAACCTTTTCCAGGAGGGTCTGGCGGCCGAAGCGTCGGGCGATATTCGCACGGCCCGTCGCCGCTACAGCCGCACGCTGAAGACCTTGGCCGACCAGGCGGACGACGCCGCCGTCCTGGACATGCGCAGCGAAATTGCGACCTTTTTGAATATGGCGGACGTGGGCCCTCTGCCCCGGCCCGGGGATTGCCCCCCGGCCACGGAAGTCCAGCCCGTGACCCAGGAGGAACTCAACGCCGCGCCGGTGGTCGAGCCCGTGGTCTCGTCCACCAAAAGCTACGCCATCCATTTGGACCCGGAAGACCCGCTCGTGAAAAAATTCATCGGTCTCTACACGGGGCCCCTGCGCGGACGGTTTCAAGACGCGTTGCGGCGCATGGCCCGCCATCGGGGGATGATTTTGTCGGAAATTGAAAAGGCCGGCCTTCCCCGGGAGCTTTTGTATCTGCCCATCGTGGAAAGCGAATTTCAAACCTTCGCGGTCTCCCGGGCCGGGGCGGTGGGGATGTGGCAATTCATGACGTCCACGGCCAAATACGCCGGATTGAAAATCAATTACTGGGTGGACGAGCGGCGCGACCCCGCGAAAGCGACCCACGCCGCGCTCCAAACGCTCAAAAGCCTCCACGATTGGTTCGACGATTGGCACTTGGCTCTGGCGGCGTACAACCGGGGCATGTACGGCATTCAACGCGATTTGGAATTCACCCGTTCGACGGATTTCGCGCTGTTGTCCAAACGGCAAGGCCTCCCCATGGAAACCGAGCAATACGTGCCCAAGCTCATGGCGGCCGTGTTGGTCGGGGAGAACGCGAAGGCCTACGGATTCGACGTCGGGGCCGCCGCCGCGGCGCCCCCGCCGGACGCGGTGATCCTGGAAAAACCCCTGGACCTCAAGATCGCGGCGGCCTGCGCCAAGACGACGGAGGAGACGCTGCGGGAACTCAATCCGTCGGTCCGCCTTTGGTGCACGCCGCGGAACGAATCCCGTTTCGCCTTCAACGTCCCCGCGGGGACCCGGGCGCGCTTTTTGGAAGAACTGAACAAAGTGAAGGACTGGACGCCGTCGCCCGGCTATCTCAAATACACCGTGCGGAAGGGCGACGTGCTGGGCCGCATCGCCCGGCGTTACCGCACGACCGCGGCGGCCATCCAGCGGGAAAACAAAATACAAAACGCCCATCGACTCCGACCGGGGCAGGTGATTCTCATCCGCCCGGGCCGGGGATTTAAAGACGACTGA
- the ugpC gene encoding sn-glycerol-3-phosphate ABC transporter ATP-binding protein UgpC, whose protein sequence is MSRVVLQNVSKWYGLVPAVQNVSLEVEDRELFVLVGPSGCGKTSLLRLIAGLDDVSDGKILIDRRVVNHDAPKSRNIAMVFQNFALYPHMTVFDNMAFGLRMRGYSDEEVSARVRQASDMLELTPLLDRKPNEISGGQRQRVAVGRAIVRKPRVFLFDEPFSNLDAKMRAETRGELLRLHQRLQTTMIYVTHDQVEAMTLGDRIGVLKDGAVQQVGTPLDLYRRPKNRFVAEFIGSPSMNFFHVTVLDRGDSLWLDQGHFQIKLPPRYRRSGFLKDGQEILLGIRPEDIHDRLFQSGGVTEGNSVIAIVQLLEPIGAETHVHLDAGGSRFLARVHPDNPLEMNQPMEVVFDLDKLHLFTKNGKERLHSEV, encoded by the coding sequence ATGTCGCGCGTCGTCCTTCAAAACGTGTCCAAGTGGTACGGCCTGGTTCCCGCCGTGCAGAACGTCAGCCTCGAAGTCGAGGACCGGGAATTGTTCGTCCTGGTGGGCCCCTCGGGGTGCGGCAAAACCTCCTTGCTCCGGTTGATCGCCGGCCTGGACGACGTGTCCGACGGCAAAATTCTCATCGACCGCCGCGTGGTGAACCACGACGCGCCCAAGTCCCGAAACATCGCCATGGTTTTTCAGAATTTCGCCCTCTACCCCCACATGACCGTTTTCGACAACATGGCCTTCGGCCTGCGCATGCGCGGCTATTCCGACGAAGAGGTCTCCGCGCGGGTGCGCCAGGCCTCCGACATGCTGGAGCTGACCCCGCTTTTGGACCGCAAGCCCAACGAAATCTCCGGGGGTCAACGACAGCGGGTGGCGGTGGGCCGGGCGATCGTTCGAAAACCTCGGGTGTTCCTTTTCGACGAACCTTTTTCCAATTTGGACGCCAAGATGCGCGCCGAAACCCGGGGCGAGCTTCTGCGCCTGCACCAACGGTTGCAGACGACCATGATCTACGTGACCCACGACCAGGTCGAAGCCATGACCCTGGGCGACCGCATCGGGGTTTTAAAGGACGGCGCCGTTCAGCAGGTGGGGACGCCCTTGGATCTTTACCGGCGACCCAAAAACCGGTTTGTGGCGGAGTTCATCGGAAGCCCGTCCATGAATTTTTTCCACGTCACCGTGCTGGACCGGGGCGACAGCTTGTGGCTCGACCAAGGGCATTTCCAAATCAAACTGCCGCCGCGCTACCGGCGGTCGGGGTTTCTAAAGGACGGACAGGAAATTCTTTTGGGCATCCGGCCCGAGGACATTCACGACCGGCTTTTCCAGTCGGGGGGTGTCACGGAGGGCAATTCGGTCATCGCCATCGTCCAACTTCTGGAACCCATCGGGGCCGAGACCCACGTTCACTTGGACGCGGGGGGGTCTCGCTTTTTGGCCCGGGTGCATCCGGACAACCCTTTGGAAATGAATCAACCGATGGAAGTGGTTTTTGATTTGGACAAGTTGCACTTGTTCACGAAGAACGGGAAGGAACGGCTGCACTCGGAAGTTTAG
- the prfA gene encoding peptide chain release factor 1, giving the protein MNPKFQQLVERYAQAQHRLADPAFQGTPEYNALAREYKRLEPAAAKAAELRRVESDIEKSQPLLQSNEADLRALVEEELLTLRGREAALTRELEEFLLPRDPQDERDVIVEIRAGTGGDEAALFAGDLYRMYTRYAADRGLAVEPYSSSPTGLGGYKEIIFGLRGLGAYGRFKNESGVHRVQRVPDTEASGRVHTSTATVAVLPEADDVDIQINPADLRIDVYRASGAGGQHVNKTESAVRITHLPTGVVVACQDERSQMKNRAKAFAMLRTKLYQAQQERVDAQRRDLRRSQVGSGERTEKIRTYNFPQDRVTDHRLNQNFHNLPRILEGGLDDMFQALAEAEKAQKLAALETPQ; this is encoded by the coding sequence ATGAACCCCAAATTCCAACAACTGGTCGAGCGTTACGCCCAGGCGCAACACCGCCTGGCCGATCCCGCCTTTCAAGGCACGCCGGAGTACAACGCGTTGGCCCGGGAGTACAAGCGTTTGGAACCGGCCGCGGCCAAAGCGGCCGAGCTCCGCCGCGTGGAATCCGACATCGAAAAATCCCAACCGCTGCTCCAATCCAACGAAGCCGATCTCCGCGCCTTGGTGGAGGAAGAGCTTCTCACCCTGCGCGGCCGCGAAGCCGCGCTCACCCGCGAGCTGGAGGAATTCCTATTGCCCCGGGACCCCCAGGACGAACGCGACGTCATCGTGGAAATCCGGGCGGGCACCGGGGGGGACGAGGCCGCGCTCTTTGCCGGCGATCTCTACCGCATGTACACCCGTTACGCCGCCGACCGGGGCCTGGCGGTGGAGCCCTATTCGTCCAGCCCCACGGGGTTGGGGGGGTACAAGGAAATAATTTTCGGACTCCGCGGATTGGGCGCCTACGGACGATTCAAAAACGAAAGCGGCGTTCACCGGGTTCAGCGCGTGCCGGACACCGAAGCGTCGGGGCGGGTCCACACGTCGACCGCCACCGTGGCCGTTTTGCCGGAGGCCGACGACGTGGACATACAAATCAACCCGGCGGACCTGCGCATCGACGTCTATCGCGCCTCGGGGGCGGGCGGCCAGCACGTGAACAAAACCGAATCCGCCGTCCGCATCACCCACCTGCCGACGGGCGTCGTCGTGGCTTGCCAGGACGAGCGGAGCCAAATGAAAAACCGGGCCAAGGCCTTCGCCATGCTTCGAACCAAATTGTACCAGGCGCAACAGGAACGCGTGGACGCCCAGCGCCGGGACCTGCGCCGCAGCCAAGTCGGGTCCGGGGAACGCACGGAGAAAATCCGCACCTACAATTTTCCCCAGGACCGGGTGACCGATCACCGCTTGAATCAGAATTTCCACAACCTGCCCCGCATTTTGGAGGGGGGCTTGGACGACATGTTCCAGGCTCTCGCCGAAGCGGAAAAGGCCCAGAAGCTGGCCGCCTTGGAAACGCCCCAATGA
- the murA gene encoding UDP-N-acetylglucosamine 1-carboxyvinyltransferase → MDGFVLRGGRRLAGRVRVSGSKNAALPCLFATLLTDDPCELTNVPDLQDIRTAVRLLERLGKKVTFERGTVTVRRRGALQHKAPYDLVRRMRASAVVLGPLLARLGRAHVSLPGGCAIGARPINFHLKAFETLGAKVTVQEGYVAAAGRLRGKTLRLPFASVGATENVLMAAALARGRTVLKNAAREPEITDLADMLIGMGARVAGAGTDTLVIDGRERLGGVHHRVIPDRIEAGTFLIAAAITRGNLRVIDARADHLTAVLAALRKAGLGVRADGSDLVARWTRPLRPVSITTKVYPGFPTDMQAQWMALMAVTRGKSVITESIFENRFLHAQELQRLGARVDVRGSRATVEGVASLSGCPLMCSDLRAGAALVLAGLAARGVTKVLRVYHLDRGYEALEKKLRAVGADIRRAPL, encoded by the coding sequence TTGGACGGGTTTGTTCTTCGGGGCGGCCGCCGCTTGGCGGGCCGCGTGCGGGTGTCGGGTTCCAAGAACGCCGCCCTGCCCTGCCTTTTCGCCACGTTGTTGACCGACGATCCTTGCGAATTGACCAACGTGCCGGACCTTCAGGACATCCGAACGGCGGTGCGTCTGTTGGAACGCTTGGGCAAGAAAGTGACTTTTGAGCGGGGCACGGTGACGGTTCGCCGGCGCGGCGCTTTGCAACACAAGGCGCCGTACGATTTGGTTCGCCGCATGCGGGCCAGCGCCGTCGTCCTGGGCCCCCTCTTGGCCCGCCTGGGACGGGCTCACGTGTCCCTGCCGGGTGGGTGCGCCATCGGCGCCCGGCCCATCAATTTTCATTTAAAGGCTTTCGAAACCCTGGGCGCCAAGGTGACCGTCCAGGAAGGCTACGTGGCCGCGGCGGGACGATTGCGGGGAAAAACCCTTCGGCTTCCTTTCGCCAGCGTGGGCGCCACCGAAAACGTCCTGATGGCCGCCGCCTTGGCCCGAGGCCGAACGGTGCTCAAAAACGCCGCCCGGGAACCCGAAATCACCGATTTGGCCGACATGTTGATCGGCATGGGCGCCCGGGTGGCGGGCGCCGGGACCGACACCCTGGTGATCGACGGACGCGAGCGCCTGGGCGGGGTCCACCATCGCGTCATTCCGGACCGGATCGAAGCCGGCACCTTTTTGATCGCCGCCGCCATCACCCGGGGAAACCTTCGGGTGATCGACGCCCGGGCGGACCATTTGACCGCGGTCCTCGCGGCGCTCCGAAAAGCCGGCCTCGGGGTGCGCGCCGACGGGTCGGATTTGGTGGCCCGTTGGACCCGGCCGCTCCGCCCCGTGTCCATCACGACAAAGGTCTACCCCGGTTTTCCAACGGACATGCAAGCCCAGTGGATGGCCCTCATGGCCGTCACCCGGGGCAAAAGCGTGATCACCGAATCTATTTTTGAAAACCGGTTTCTTCACGCCCAGGAACTTCAGCGCTTGGGGGCCCGGGTGGACGTGCGCGGCTCCCGCGCCACGGTGGAAGGCGTGGCGTCCCTGTCGGGTTGCCCGCTCATGTGTTCGGATTTGCGGGCCGGCGCGGCGCTCGTGCTGGCCGGCCTGGCGGCCCGGGGGGTCACCAAAGTGCTCCGGGTTTATCACCTGGATCGGGGCTACGAAGCCCTGGAAAAAAAGCTGCGCGCCGTGGGCGCCGACATCCGGCGGGCCCCCCTGTGA
- a CDS encoding phosphoglucomutase/phosphomannomutase family protein, with amino-acid sequence MNPIKMEPILFGTDGWRGLIARDFTFANLRRVSDALARALPSKSRVVVGHDHRFLSEEFARAAASVLAVRGHRVILGQGPTTSPALSFALKGAGARAGVMITASHNPPTYNGFKIKLPPGRSADPLFTTKVETLLEPETPRPPMVEGERRDLSKPYLAHLVSRLDRAFWKKARSTRVVFDAMHGTGGVLWAAVGAVLGLGGGAVRVERDPLFGGVSPEPIEKNLAVLSEAVRAQKAVLGVAVDGDGDRLGAVDEKGVYLPPHAVFPLILRHLVENRKMKGAVVQAVSLGYLSERLAKEYKLPFVEVPVGFKYVADQMAKTRVLWGGEESGGYGVGLWGPERDGLLTGLLLVEAVLAAGKPLSVLRKELTEKCGASEFSRVDHPLKAPVVDKAAWVATVTKRIPAKVGGVAVKETRNTDGLKVVLVDGSWVLLRPSGTEPLLRAYAESPTTILTQQLLTKAQEWAGAKNI; translated from the coding sequence ATGAACCCCATCAAAATGGAACCCATACTTTTCGGCACCGACGGCTGGCGCGGCTTGATCGCCCGGGATTTTACCTTCGCGAATCTGCGGCGCGTGTCCGACGCCCTCGCCCGCGCCTTGCCGTCGAAGTCGCGCGTCGTGGTCGGCCACGATCACCGCTTCCTGTCGGAGGAGTTCGCCCGCGCCGCCGCGTCGGTGCTGGCGGTCCGGGGCCACCGCGTGATCCTCGGGCAAGGCCCGACCACGTCCCCGGCCCTGTCCTTCGCGCTCAAAGGCGCCGGCGCCCGGGCCGGCGTCATGATCACCGCGAGCCACAACCCTCCGACTTACAACGGATTTAAAATCAAGCTGCCACCGGGCCGCTCGGCGGATCCGCTGTTTACGACCAAGGTGGAAACCCTGCTGGAACCCGAGACGCCGCGCCCTCCGATGGTGGAGGGGGAACGGCGGGACCTGTCGAAGCCGTATCTCGCCCATTTGGTTTCGCGGTTGGACCGGGCCTTCTGGAAAAAAGCGCGTTCGACCCGGGTGGTTTTTGACGCCATGCACGGGACCGGCGGTGTTTTGTGGGCGGCCGTGGGCGCGGTGTTGGGGTTGGGCGGCGGCGCCGTCCGCGTGGAGCGGGACCCCCTGTTCGGGGGCGTTTCGCCGGAGCCCATCGAGAAGAATTTGGCGGTGTTGTCCGAAGCGGTGCGCGCCCAGAAAGCCGTGTTGGGCGTGGCCGTCGACGGCGACGGCGACCGGTTGGGCGCCGTGGACGAAAAAGGCGTTTACCTGCCGCCCCACGCCGTGTTCCCCCTCATCCTGCGTCATTTGGTGGAGAACCGGAAAATGAAGGGGGCGGTGGTTCAGGCCGTTTCCCTGGGATATCTTTCGGAGCGTCTGGCCAAGGAATACAAGTTGCCTTTTGTTGAAGTGCCGGTGGGCTTCAAATACGTCGCCGATCAGATGGCCAAAACCCGCGTGCTCTGGGGCGGGGAAGAATCCGGCGGGTACGGCGTGGGGCTCTGGGGTCCCGAGCGGGACGGTTTGTTGACGGGCCTCTTGTTGGTCGAAGCGGTGCTGGCGGCGGGAAAGCCCCTGTCGGTGCTCCGCAAGGAACTGACGGAAAAATGCGGGGCCTCCGAATTTTCCCGGGTGGATCACCCGCTCAAAGCGCCGGTGGTGGACAAGGCGGCCTGGGTGGCCACCGTCACCAAGCGGATCCCGGCCAAGGTGGGCGGCGTCGCGGTCAAGGAAACCCGCAACACCGACGGCCTTAAAGTGGTCCTGGTGGACGGTTCCTGGGTGTTGCTGCGACCCAGCGGCACGGAACCGCTTCTGCGCGCCTACGCGGAATCTCCCACGACGATCCTCACGCAGCAATTGCTGACCAAGGCCCAGGAGTGGGCCGGGGCCAAGAATATTTAA